One stretch of Musicola paradisiaca NCPPB 2511 DNA includes these proteins:
- the citD gene encoding citrate lyase acyl carrier protein, whose product MKIIKEALAGTFESSDLLVKVAPAAGELTVVINSEVIKQFGEQIKQVVNETLAALGVTEGTIIVDDKGALDCVIRARVQSAVLRAADTDVIEWEKLS is encoded by the coding sequence ATGAAAATCATCAAGGAGGCCCTCGCAGGCACCTTCGAATCCAGCGATCTGCTGGTGAAGGTGGCACCGGCGGCCGGCGAATTGACCGTTGTGATCAACAGCGAAGTCATCAAACAGTTTGGCGAACAGATTAAGCAGGTCGTCAACGAAACGCTGGCCGCGCTGGGCGTGACCGAGGGAACCATCATTGTGGACGACAAGGGCGCGCTGGATTGTGTCATCCGCGCCCGGGTACAGAGCGCGGTACTGCGTGCTGCGGATACCGACGTCATCGAATGGGAGAAACTGTCATGA
- a CDS encoding APC family permease, whose amino-acid sequence MSHESATVANRAQLRKTLTLWPVVMMGLAYLQPMTIFDTFGIVSGLTDGHVATAYAFALIGILFTALSYGKLVRRFPSAGSAYTYAQKAINPAIGFMVGWSSLLDYLFMPMINILLAKIYFEALVPDVPSWIFVVMLVGFMTLSNLRGIKTVANFNSLIVVLQVAVMIAITGMVVYGVSHGEGAGTLASSRPFWSENAHVVPMITGATILCFSFLGFDGISSLSEETKDAGRVIPKAIFLTALIGGLIFIAVSYFLQLYFPDISRFQNPDASQPEIMLYVAGKTFQFGILIFSCVTVLASGMAAHAGVSRLMYVMGRDGVFPERFFGYIHEKWRTPALNVLLVGVIALSAISFELVTATALINFGALVAFTFVNLSVISQFYIREKRNKTLRDIVNYLVLPVMGALSVGALWLNLEKTSMTLGLIWGAAGLLYLMLVTRVFRQPVPQYNEDPV is encoded by the coding sequence ATGTCGCATGAATCCGCCACCGTCGCCAATCGTGCGCAATTGCGTAAAACCCTGACATTATGGCCGGTGGTCATGATGGGGTTGGCCTATCTGCAACCGATGACCATTTTCGATACTTTCGGCATCGTCTCCGGCCTGACCGATGGCCATGTCGCCACCGCGTATGCGTTCGCCCTGATTGGGATCCTGTTTACCGCGCTGAGTTACGGCAAGCTGGTGCGCCGCTTCCCGTCGGCCGGTTCCGCCTATACCTACGCCCAGAAAGCCATCAACCCGGCGATCGGCTTTATGGTGGGCTGGTCATCACTGCTCGATTATCTGTTTATGCCGATGATCAACATCCTATTGGCGAAAATCTATTTTGAAGCGCTGGTGCCGGATGTTCCTTCCTGGATTTTCGTCGTGATGCTGGTGGGGTTCATGACGCTTTCCAACCTGCGCGGTATTAAAACCGTGGCCAACTTCAACAGCCTGATCGTGGTGTTGCAGGTGGCGGTGATGATCGCCATCACCGGCATGGTGGTCTACGGCGTTTCCCACGGCGAAGGCGCCGGGACGCTGGCCAGCAGCCGTCCATTCTGGTCTGAGAACGCGCATGTTGTGCCGATGATCACCGGTGCGACCATCCTGTGTTTCTCCTTCCTCGGCTTTGACGGCATCAGCTCGCTGTCCGAAGAAACCAAGGACGCCGGGCGGGTGATCCCGAAAGCGATTTTCCTGACGGCGCTGATTGGCGGCCTGATCTTTATCGCGGTCTCCTATTTCCTGCAACTTTACTTCCCGGATATTTCCCGCTTCCAAAATCCGGACGCATCGCAGCCGGAGATCATGCTGTATGTCGCGGGCAAGACCTTCCAGTTCGGCATCCTGATTTTCTCCTGCGTGACGGTACTGGCCTCCGGCATGGCGGCGCACGCGGGCGTTTCACGGTTGATGTACGTGATGGGCCGCGACGGCGTGTTCCCTGAGCGCTTCTTCGGTTACATCCATGAGAAATGGCGGACGCCGGCGTTGAACGTGCTGCTGGTGGGCGTGATTGCCTTGTCGGCGATATCGTTTGAGCTGGTAACGGCGACGGCGCTGATCAACTTTGGCGCGCTGGTCGCTTTCACCTTCGTCAATTTGTCGGTGATTTCCCAGTTCTACATTCGCGAGAAACGCAATAAAACGTTGCGGGACATCGTCAATTACCTGGTGTTGCCGGTGATGGGGGCGTTGAGCGTCGGCGCGTTGTGGCTCAATCTGGAGAAAACCTCTATGACGCTGGGGCTGATTTGGGGCGCGGCCGGCCTGCTGTACCTGATGCTGGT
- a CDS encoding ATP-binding protein: MTVRYPFHLRLFIYLMIFFSLLLGGTSIYYYYVVEQQMYSDLGSRAQIQAREIAIIPSLIAAVKQRDLVTIDSLVDQLRARSDASFIVIGDRNATHLYHSEDPALLGTEMIGGDNQEVLAGQSTITLRRGAIGISLRSKAPIMDGDQVIGIVSVGYLKKRIDNLTFSKVAQIGLAIGVTLVALFFFSWLFARNLKKQMFGLEPLEIRLLVRQQKALLESIYEGVIAIDKERRIAVINRAAKELLGLDAPTWQLRGKPIDDVIAPAAFFSQPDIVNTDTHDEICRFNHVTVIASRVRIMLEDELQGWVISFRDKNDIHTLGMQLSQVKRYANSLRILRHEQLNWTATLAGLLHLRRYDEAISYIEAQSEGAQVVLDFIASRFCSPTLCGLLLGKYASAREKGIELRFDPRCQLNAIPAALNETELMSIIGNLIDNAVEATLASTWTHYPVEVYIHDGEQELVIEVADQGTGIDPAIADRVFEMGVTSKREGDHGLGLHLVSSYVSQAQGVIEVSDNQPYGTIFSLFIPKHIGLNHNRQQQEN; encoded by the coding sequence ATGACTGTCAGATACCCTTTCCATCTCAGGTTATTCATCTATCTGATGATCTTTTTTTCGCTGCTGCTCGGCGGCACCAGCATCTATTATTATTATGTCGTCGAACAGCAGATGTATTCCGACCTCGGCAGTCGCGCCCAGATTCAGGCGCGGGAAATTGCCATTATTCCGTCGTTGATCGCGGCGGTGAAGCAACGTGACCTCGTCACCATCGACTCGTTGGTCGATCAACTCCGCGCACGCAGCGACGCCAGTTTTATCGTCATCGGCGATCGCAACGCCACCCACCTTTACCATTCTGAAGATCCGGCGCTGCTCGGCACCGAGATGATCGGCGGCGACAATCAGGAGGTGTTGGCAGGCCAAAGCACCATTACGTTGCGCCGCGGCGCGATTGGCATTTCCTTACGCAGCAAAGCGCCGATTATGGATGGCGATCAGGTGATCGGCATTGTTTCCGTCGGCTATCTGAAAAAACGTATCGATAACCTCACCTTCAGCAAAGTTGCCCAAATCGGGTTAGCTATCGGCGTCACGCTGGTGGCGCTGTTCTTCTTTTCATGGCTGTTCGCCCGCAATCTGAAAAAACAGATGTTCGGGCTGGAGCCGTTGGAAATCCGCCTGCTGGTGCGGCAACAAAAAGCGCTGTTGGAATCCATCTACGAAGGCGTGATCGCCATCGATAAAGAGCGGCGCATCGCGGTGATCAACCGGGCGGCCAAAGAACTGCTGGGGCTGGACGCGCCGACCTGGCAATTGCGGGGAAAGCCGATCGACGATGTCATCGCGCCCGCCGCGTTCTTTAGCCAACCCGATATCGTGAACACCGACACGCACGACGAAATCTGCCGTTTCAACCATGTCACCGTGATCGCCAGCCGGGTGCGCATCATGCTGGAAGACGAGTTGCAAGGATGGGTGATCAGTTTCCGCGATAAAAACGACATTCATACGCTGGGGATGCAGCTCAGCCAGGTGAAGCGTTACGCCAACAGCCTGCGCATCCTGCGTCATGAACAGCTTAACTGGACCGCAACCCTGGCCGGCCTGCTGCACCTGCGGCGCTACGATGAAGCGATCAGTTATATCGAAGCGCAGTCAGAAGGCGCCCAGGTCGTGCTGGATTTTATCGCCAGCCGGTTTTGCTCTCCGACGCTGTGCGGGCTGCTGCTGGGTAAATATGCCAGCGCGCGGGAAAAAGGTATCGAACTGCGCTTCGATCCGCGTTGTCAGCTTAACGCCATCCCCGCAGCACTGAACGAAACCGAACTGATGTCGATCATCGGCAATTTAATTGATAATGCGGTGGAAGCCACACTCGCCAGCACCTGGACTCATTATCCTGTCGAGGTTTATATCCACGACGGTGAGCAGGAATTGGTCATTGAAGTGGCCGATCAGGGCACCGGCATTGACCCCGCCATCGCCGATCGGGTATTTGAGATGGGCGTGACCAGTAAGCGAGAAGGCGATCACGGCTTGGGGCTGCACCTGGTGTCCAGTTACGTCAGTCAGGCTCAAGGGGTGATTGAAGTCTCCGATAACCAGCCATACGGCACAATTTTTTCGCTTTTTATTCCCAAGCACATTGGGCTTAATCACAACCGCCAACAACAGGAAAACTGA
- a CDS encoding 2-hydroxycarboxylate transporter family protein: MSTTDDAYIVVKEGASGKASLKEKWWHILDNYKIGVIPVPLFLLAGLLIGLDCLGGKLPSDIVVMVATLAFFGFACGEFGKRLPLVGKMGAAAICATFIPSALVYYGLLPQVVVESTTKFYKSTNILYLYICCIIVGSIMSMNRQTLIQGFLRIFFPMLCGEVVGMLVGMGVGITLGMDPFQVFFFLVLPIMAGGVGEGAIPLSIGYAALMHMDQGVALGRILPIVMLGSLTAIVISGALNQLGKRYPHLTGEGELMPNKANDTEQAPASLTSAVSGKMDPSNLAAGALLAILLYMVGMVGQKTIGLPAPVGMLFVAVFVKLVNGASPRLLEGSQVVYKFFQTSVTYPILFAVGVAITPWQELVHAFTLTNLLVIVSTVVALVTTGFFVGKKIGMHPIDVAIISCCQSGQGGTGDVAILTAGNRMVLMPFAQIATRIGGAINVSVALLVLGKFLV, from the coding sequence ATGAGTACCACTGATGATGCTTATATCGTTGTGAAAGAGGGGGCCTCTGGGAAGGCTTCGTTAAAAGAGAAATGGTGGCATATTCTGGATAACTACAAAATTGGTGTTATTCCAGTGCCGTTATTTTTGCTGGCGGGTTTGTTGATCGGTCTGGATTGTCTGGGAGGGAAACTGCCCAGTGATATCGTCGTGATGGTCGCGACGCTGGCGTTTTTTGGTTTTGCCTGCGGCGAGTTCGGTAAACGTCTGCCGCTCGTCGGCAAGATGGGGGCGGCGGCGATTTGCGCCACCTTCATTCCGTCTGCGCTGGTGTACTACGGTCTGCTGCCGCAGGTTGTGGTTGAGTCCACCACCAAATTCTACAAATCCACCAACATTTTATATCTGTATATCTGCTGCATCATCGTCGGCAGCATCATGAGCATGAACCGGCAGACGCTGATTCAGGGCTTCCTGCGGATTTTCTTCCCGATGCTGTGCGGTGAAGTGGTCGGCATGCTGGTCGGTATGGGCGTAGGTATCACGCTGGGTATGGATCCGTTCCAGGTGTTCTTCTTCCTGGTGTTGCCGATTATGGCCGGCGGTGTGGGCGAAGGCGCCATCCCGTTATCCATCGGGTATGCCGCATTGATGCATATGGATCAAGGCGTGGCGCTGGGCCGTATCCTGCCGATCGTGATGCTGGGCAGCCTGACCGCCATTGTTATCTCGGGTGCCTTGAACCAGTTGGGTAAACGCTATCCGCACCTGACCGGCGAAGGCGAGCTGATGCCGAACAAAGCCAATGATACAGAACAGGCTCCGGCCTCTCTGACCAGCGCGGTGAGCGGCAAGATGGATCCGTCCAACCTGGCGGCGGGTGCGCTGCTGGCCATCCTGTTGTACATGGTGGGTATGGTCGGCCAGAAAACGATCGGTCTGCCTGCGCCAGTCGGTATGCTGTTCGTGGCGGTCTTCGTCAAATTGGTGAATGGCGCGTCTCCGCGACTGCTAGAAGGTTCTCAGGTGGTTTACAAATTCTTCCAGACGTCCGTGACCTACCCGATTCTGTTCGCCGTTGGTGTGGCTATCACGCCGTGGCAGGAACTGGTACACGCATTCACCCTCACTAATCTGCTGGTGATTGTTTCTACCGTGGTCGCTTTGGTCACTACCGGTTTCTTCGTCGGTAAGAAAATTGGCATGCACCCGATTGATGTCGCCATCATCTCCTGCTGCCAGAGCGGGCAGGGCGGTACCGGCGACGTGGCAATCCTCACCGCCGGCAACCGTATGGTGCTGATGCCGTTTGCTCAGATTGCCACCCGTATCGGTGGGGCCATCAACGTCTCCGTGGCCTTGCTGGTTCTCGGCAAGTTCCTGGTGTGA
- the citC gene encoding [citrate (pro-3S)-lyase] ligase, with protein sequence MYVDENVEFSPLNNPGAHAAREEVSGFLAHCHLGMDRDIDMFVVGRHQGRLVACAGLCGNTIKCVAVDPAYRELNLGVRVVSEVVQYAAERGQFHLFLYTRPDNIALFRGCGFYPLACYDPHAVLMENTPIGIRQYCQSLAAQVMPGDNIGAIVMNANPFTLGHRYLAEQAAAACDWLHLFVVREDVSFFPFSERLEMVRQGVAHIPNLTVHAGSEYMISKATFPGYFLKEEKLITQAHAALDLIIFRHYIAPALNITRRFVGTEPFCPVTHRYNQDMHDWLECADRVDAPALQVIEIERTRAQAGQAISASEVRRLLKLRQFDAIRALVPATTFVHLQRYGELACA encoded by the coding sequence ATGTACGTCGATGAGAATGTTGAATTTTCCCCACTGAATAATCCGGGCGCCCATGCGGCGCGGGAAGAGGTAAGCGGGTTTCTGGCCCATTGCCATCTTGGCATGGATCGGGACATCGACATGTTCGTCGTCGGGCGGCATCAGGGGCGGCTGGTGGCCTGCGCCGGGCTGTGCGGCAACACCATCAAGTGCGTCGCGGTCGACCCGGCTTACCGGGAACTGAATCTTGGCGTGCGGGTGGTGAGCGAAGTGGTGCAGTACGCGGCGGAACGCGGGCAGTTCCACCTGTTCCTCTACACCCGGCCGGACAACATTGCGCTGTTCCGGGGCTGCGGGTTCTATCCGCTGGCCTGTTATGACCCCCACGCCGTGTTGATGGAAAACACCCCCATCGGCATCCGGCAGTATTGTCAGTCGCTGGCGGCGCAAGTCATGCCGGGCGATAACATCGGCGCGATTGTGATGAACGCCAACCCGTTCACGCTGGGGCACCGTTATCTGGCCGAACAGGCGGCGGCGGCCTGCGACTGGCTGCACCTGTTTGTCGTGCGCGAAGACGTTTCGTTCTTTCCGTTCAGCGAACGGCTGGAGATGGTGCGTCAGGGCGTGGCGCATATTCCGAACCTGACCGTGCATGCCGGCTCGGAATACATGATTTCCAAAGCGACCTTCCCCGGCTACTTCCTGAAGGAAGAAAAACTGATCACCCAGGCCCATGCGGCGCTGGATCTGATTATTTTCCGCCACTACATCGCGCCGGCGTTGAACATCACGCGGCGCTTTGTCGGCACCGAGCCGTTCTGCCCGGTGACGCATCGCTACAACCAGGACATGCACGACTGGCTGGAGTGTGCGGACAGGGTGGACGCGCCGGCCTTGCAGGTCATTGAGATTGAACGCACGCGGGCGCAAGCCGGGCAGGCCATATCGGCCTCCGAAGTGCGCCGGCTGCTGAAGCTGCGCCAGTTCGACGCGATACGCGCGCTGGTGCCGGCGACGACTTTTGTGCATTTACAGCGTTATGGCGAATTGGCCTGCGCGTAA
- the citX gene encoding citrate lyase holo-[acyl-carrier protein] synthase, with the protein MSDTTLTEAPANNTAGISLEALLAAKERRAARQQALLARYGMTLVSLTLVTPGPVKDSALYRRGMRAAVTAFATLVQARGWTVREQQLHWLATGAEGFWVVDKDALTVKAATTALEEQHPLGRVWDFDVFCPREGSVSRGMLAYPKRACVLCGEPAHACARSRRHPLPDVIARIEALLHGHVDTE; encoded by the coding sequence ATGAGCGACACGACCCTGACCGAAGCCCCCGCGAATAACACCGCGGGCATCAGCCTGGAAGCGCTGCTGGCGGCGAAGGAGCGCCGGGCGGCGCGGCAACAGGCATTGTTGGCGCGCTACGGCATGACGCTGGTGTCATTGACGCTGGTGACGCCGGGCCCGGTGAAGGACTCGGCGCTGTACCGCCGCGGCATGCGGGCGGCAGTGACGGCGTTCGCGACGCTGGTGCAGGCGCGCGGCTGGACGGTGCGCGAGCAACAGCTGCACTGGCTGGCGACGGGCGCTGAAGGGTTCTGGGTCGTGGATAAGGATGCGCTGACGGTGAAGGCGGCGACGACGGCGTTGGAAGAACAGCATCCGCTGGGGCGGGTGTGGGATTTCGACGTGTTCTGCCCGCGCGAAGGGAGTGTCAGCCGTGGAATGCTGGCCTACCCGAAGCGCGCCTGTGTGCTGTGCGGCGAGCCGGCGCACGCCTGTGCGCGTTCACGTCGGCACCCGCTGCCGGACGTGATCGCCCGCATCGAGGCACTGTTGCATGGCCATGTCGACACCGAATAA
- a CDS encoding flagellar brake protein, producing the protein MDVVDENLKEQFARRNKMAICGALRELAKQGIAVRVRHARGQFISKVLDVEPDEDMFLFDLGGLESENSRAIFAGDLEFVAEPAGAKVEFRTAILKTVNYDGLPAFCAALPDVLYYIQRRNYFRINSPAWPPMICRGSLPDHSTFEFSLKDLSLGGVCLHTERQNIEEFLKPGDTLKNVELDLASYGQFWFDMIFVNHAVTKVVDSKGEVKHIQRLSFRFPELNATQERDLQQVITGLELEQNERRKRLRDG; encoded by the coding sequence ATGGATGTAGTGGATGAAAATCTGAAAGAGCAATTTGCCAGAAGGAATAAAATGGCAATATGCGGAGCGCTGCGAGAGCTGGCAAAGCAAGGGATCGCAGTGAGAGTACGGCATGCGCGTGGACAGTTCATCAGTAAAGTATTAGACGTAGAGCCTGATGAAGATATGTTCCTGTTCGATCTCGGTGGTCTGGAGTCTGAAAATAGCCGCGCTATTTTCGCGGGCGATTTGGAGTTTGTGGCGGAGCCCGCCGGCGCCAAGGTCGAGTTCCGTACCGCCATCCTAAAAACCGTTAATTATGACGGGTTGCCGGCATTTTGTGCCGCGCTTCCAGACGTGCTCTATTACATCCAGCGTCGCAACTATTTCCGCATCAATTCCCCTGCCTGGCCGCCCATGATTTGTCGCGGCAGCTTGCCGGATCACTCAACGTTCGAATTTAGCCTGAAGGATCTGTCGCTGGGCGGCGTCTGCCTGCATACCGAGCGTCAGAATATTGAGGAGTTTCTCAAACCGGGCGATACGCTGAAAAACGTGGAACTGGATCTGGCCAGTTACGGGCAATTCTGGTTCGACATGATATTTGTGAATCATGCCGTGACCAAGGTGGTGGACAGCAAGGGCGAGGTGAAACATATCCAACGTCTGAGCTTCCGTTTTCCGGAGTTGAATGCCACGCAGGAGCGTGACCTGCAACAGGTGATCACCGGACTGGAACTGGAACAGAACGAACGCCGCAAACGCCTGCGCGATGGCTGA
- a CDS encoding fumarylacetoacetate hydrolase family protein — MKLASYRHNGKNSYGIYTQAGLIDLGSRLGERYPDLKALLAGEALRLAEEFQHQTPDIPVADVTFLPVIVSPSKILCVGMNYADKRKEFDEQNPAPTLFVRFADSQTGHNTQVLKPHYSSEFDYEGELAVVIGKAGQGIHRDHALSHVAGYSCYMDGSARDWQHSWFTAGKNWQKTGAFGPYLTTRDEIPDPHQLAIRTYLNGRMVQDDNTASMIHKVAELIEYISTFTALSAGDVIITGSPGGVGKKRTPPLFMHPGDSIEVDIENVGHLRNTIGEAPQPAKAVPATPIAVGH, encoded by the coding sequence ATGAAACTTGCAAGCTACCGCCATAACGGCAAAAACAGCTACGGGATCTACACCCAGGCCGGTCTTATCGACTTGGGCAGCCGCCTCGGCGAACGTTACCCGGATCTCAAAGCGCTGCTGGCCGGCGAGGCCCTCCGCCTGGCGGAAGAATTTCAGCATCAGACCCCGGATATCCCGGTGGCGGATGTGACCTTCCTGCCGGTCATCGTGTCGCCCTCCAAAATCCTGTGCGTGGGCATGAACTACGCCGACAAACGCAAGGAGTTCGACGAACAGAACCCGGCGCCGACGCTGTTTGTCCGTTTCGCCGATTCGCAGACCGGTCATAACACGCAAGTGCTCAAACCGCACTATTCCAGCGAGTTCGACTATGAAGGCGAACTGGCGGTGGTTATCGGCAAGGCCGGTCAGGGCATCCACCGCGACCATGCCCTGTCCCATGTCGCGGGGTACAGTTGCTACATGGACGGTTCGGCGCGCGACTGGCAGCACAGCTGGTTCACCGCCGGCAAAAACTGGCAGAAAACCGGCGCGTTCGGGCCATACCTGACCACCCGCGACGAAATTCCGGATCCGCATCAGTTGGCCATCCGCACCTACCTCAACGGGCGTATGGTGCAGGACGACAACACCGCCAGCATGATCCACAAGGTGGCGGAGCTGATTGAATACATCAGCACCTTCACCGCACTGAGCGCGGGCGATGTCATCATTACCGGGTCGCCGGGCGGCGTCGGCAAAAAACGCACGCCGCCGCTGTTTATGCACCCCGGTGACAGCATCGAAGTGGACATCGAGAACGTGGGGCATCTGCGCAACACTATCGGTGAAGCGCCGCAGCCGGCGAAAGCCGTACCGGCAACGCCGATCGCCGTCGGCCACTGA
- the citF gene encoding citrate lyase subunit alpha, whose translation MSNMIEALQQQFPEQRHLQPFAGANHATPWLDDITAKHQRKLCADLEEAIRKSGLKDGMTISFHHAFREGDKVINHVVETLARLGFKDLTLASSSLMTCNAPLVEHIRNGVIRRIYTSGMRGKLADAISHGLMKEPVHIHSHGGRVHLLQSGELKIDVAFLGVPSSDEFGNANGTSGKSRCGSLGYAMVDAHYAKKVVLLTESLVPFPNMPASIVQDQVDFVVPVDEVGDPAKISVGAARVTSNPRELLIARRAADVIEHSGYFKNGFSIQTGSGAASTACTRFLEDRMKQQGVVASFALGGITGSIVDLHEKGLIDTLLDTQCFDANAAASLATNPKHVEISTNVYANPSAKAACCDQLDVVILSALEIDTDFNVNVITGSDGVMRGASGGHCDVATAANLTIVVAPLIRSRIPTVVRQVTTCVTPGSAIDVLVTDHGIAVNPARPDVAERLQKAGLSVMSVEALYQRAIALVGEPKAIEFHDRIVGVIRYRDGSVIDVVRQVKD comes from the coding sequence ATGAGCAACATGATTGAAGCACTGCAACAGCAGTTTCCGGAACAGCGTCACCTGCAACCGTTCGCCGGGGCTAACCATGCCACGCCGTGGCTGGATGACATCACCGCCAAGCATCAGCGCAAACTGTGTGCCGATCTGGAAGAGGCGATCCGCAAGAGCGGCCTGAAAGACGGCATGACCATCTCCTTCCACCACGCTTTCCGTGAAGGGGACAAGGTCATCAACCACGTAGTGGAGACGCTGGCCCGTCTGGGGTTCAAGGATTTGACGCTGGCCTCCAGCTCGCTGATGACCTGCAACGCGCCGTTGGTGGAACACATCCGTAACGGCGTGATCCGTCGCATCTACACCTCCGGCATGCGCGGCAAGCTGGCGGACGCCATCTCCCACGGGTTGATGAAAGAGCCGGTACATATTCACTCCCACGGCGGCCGGGTGCACCTGTTGCAGAGCGGCGAACTGAAGATTGACGTGGCGTTCCTCGGGGTGCCGAGCAGCGACGAATTCGGCAATGCTAACGGGACGTCCGGCAAATCCCGCTGCGGCTCGCTGGGCTACGCGATGGTGGATGCGCACTACGCGAAAAAAGTCGTGCTGTTGACGGAAAGCCTGGTGCCGTTCCCGAACATGCCGGCCAGCATCGTGCAGGATCAGGTCGATTTCGTGGTGCCGGTGGACGAAGTGGGCGACCCGGCGAAAATCAGCGTCGGCGCCGCGCGCGTCACCAGCAACCCGCGTGAATTGCTGATTGCCCGCCGCGCTGCGGACGTGATTGAGCACTCTGGCTATTTCAAAAACGGCTTCTCCATCCAGACCGGATCCGGTGCGGCTTCAACCGCCTGTACCCGCTTCCTGGAAGACCGCATGAAGCAGCAGGGCGTGGTGGCGAGTTTTGCGCTGGGCGGCATTACCGGCAGCATTGTCGACCTGCACGAGAAAGGGTTGATTGACACCTTGCTGGACACGCAATGCTTTGACGCCAACGCGGCGGCCTCGCTGGCGACCAATCCGAAGCATGTGGAAATCTCCACCAACGTCTATGCCAACCCGAGCGCGAAAGCGGCCTGCTGTGACCAGTTGGACGTGGTGATCCTGAGTGCGCTGGAAATCGACACCGACTTTAACGTCAACGTCATCACCGGTTCCGACGGGGTGATGCGCGGCGCCTCCGGCGGCCACTGCGACGTGGCGACGGCCGCCAACCTGACCATCGTGGTGGCGCCGCTGATCCGCAGCCGTATCCCGACGGTGGTGCGTCAGGTAACAACCTGCGTCACGCCGGGTAGCGCCATCGACGTTCTGGTGACGGATCACGGTATCGCGGTGAATCCGGCGCGTCCTGACGTAGCCGAACGGTTGCAGAAAGCCGGCCTGAGTGTGATGTCCGTCGAAGCACTGTACCAGCGGGCGATTGCGCTGGTGGGCGAACCGAAAGCCATTGAGTTCCACGACCGTATCGTGGGCGTGATCCGCTACCGCGACGGCAGCGTGATCGATGTGGTGCGCCAGGTGAAAGACTGA
- a CDS encoding aldolase/citrate lyase family protein — MKKLRRSMLFMPGANAAMLSNAFIYKPDSIMFDLEDAVSLREKDTARLLVFHALQHPMYNDIEKVVRINQLSTPFGLKDLEAAVRGGVDVVRLPKTDSTDDVDELEHHLVRIEKACGREVGSTRIMAAIESAV; from the coding sequence ATGAAAAAATTGCGCCGCAGCATGCTGTTTATGCCGGGGGCCAATGCCGCCATGCTGTCCAACGCCTTCATTTACAAGCCGGACTCCATCATGTTCGACCTGGAAGACGCGGTTTCCCTGCGTGAAAAAGATACCGCTCGCCTGCTGGTTTTCCATGCGTTGCAGCACCCGATGTACAACGATATCGAGAAAGTGGTGCGCATCAACCAGCTCAGTACCCCGTTCGGTCTGAAAGACCTGGAAGCGGCGGTGCGCGGCGGGGTGGACGTGGTACGTCTGCCGAAGACCGACTCCACCGACGACGTGGATGAACTGGAACATCACCTGGTGCGCATCGAAAAAGCCTGCGGCCGGGAAGTGGGTTCCACCCGCATTATGGCGGCGATCGAATCCGCCGT
- a CDS encoding aldolase/citrate lyase family protein, which produces SERMIGIALAAFDYVMDMQTERGDGTELFYARCAVLHAARAAGIDAFDVVYSNVNDEEGFLKEVDLIRRLGFNGKSLINPRQIELLHNAYAPTQDEVDYAHLVIQAAEEGERAGLGVISLNGKMIDGPIIDHARRVLDRASASGVRK; this is translated from the coding sequence CGTCCGAGCGTATGATCGGCATCGCGCTGGCGGCGTTTGACTATGTGATGGATATGCAGACCGAGCGCGGCGACGGCACCGAGCTGTTCTATGCGCGGTGCGCCGTGCTGCATGCCGCCCGCGCCGCCGGGATCGACGCCTTCGACGTGGTGTATTCCAACGTCAACGATGAAGAAGGCTTCCTGAAGGAAGTCGATCTGATTCGCCGGCTGGGCTTTAACGGTAAATCGTTGATCAACCCGCGTCAGATTGAACTGCTGCACAACGCCTACGCGCCGACCCAGGACGAGGTGGACTATGCCCATCTGGTGATCCAGGCGGCAGAAGAGGGCGAGCGTGCCGGTCTGGGCGTGATCTCGCTCAACGGCAAGATGATTGACGGGCCGATTATCGACCATGCCCGCCGGGTGCTGGATCGCGCAAGCGCATCCGGTGTACGCAAGTAA